In Ananas comosus cultivar F153 unplaced genomic scaffold, ASM154086v1, whole genome shotgun sequence, the DNA window CTTAGCAACTCCGACGGCGTCGGGGACGCCGATCTCCCTAAGGGCGAGGACCTCGTAACCCGCGGGGGCGTCGACGCAGAGGGATCGAGAGGCCGGGGAGAGGAAGCCCTCGGCGAGGAGGTCCTGGAACACAGCGGAGTAATACTCCACAGCCTTGCGCCACTCGCGGCTCGTCCAGAGGGCGCGCAGCGCCGgggtggaggcggcggcgccgccgcgaccgccgccgccgacgacgcgGACGAAGGGCCCGCCGCCGCTTcccgcggcggcgccgtcgACGGCGAGgtcggagggggaggagaagaGGCAGAAGTCGCCGGAGTCGCAGGCGCCGCCGTGGACGGCGACGACGTAGAcgaagcggaggaggaggacgaagacgCCGAGCAGGAGAACCCTAACGAGAAGCTTGCGCACGGAGCTCGGCTTGGAGGTGGGCTCCATGGCGATAGAACGGAGCAAGCAATCTACGCAGAAACCGAAAAGAAaaccccaaccctaaccctagatcgaATCTAGCGGGCGCAGAAGCGCGCGGAGGTGTGGTTAGCGCCGATGAGGGGTcgaggcgaggaggaggaggaggagaagggtaCGAATCGAAAATAGAATAGCTTCGCAGGGGCAAAACGGTAATCCATGAGGCGTCGACCGTCGCGACCTCTCTTACCCTTCCCTCCCTCCCATGGTTATCGCGCTTTCTCCTCCCCTTCTCCCTTCGCtctcccctctccctcccctgttttctttttttctttttttaattatttacctAAATTCTCCACGCACTACGCCCCTGAACCTTTCAGGAAATTACGGGAGATGCCATTACCTTTTTTAGGCATAGGGTGGTGGGGTCACGCGCCGATAGGTCTAGAACATCAGAaggaatttaattaaataattttttaaaaaaaagaaaaaaaaatttaaataaatctgAGCCGTCCATTTAGTGGTCGTGGTCCTCGAGATGGGTTTATATCACATTATTACCACTTTACCCTCGTCAGTTCATAGGTTCACGAGAAACATAACGGCTATTGAAACTGCCTAAAAAAGGACGCTGGAAAAGCTGCAGCGGAGTTAACCGGGAAGGGGTGGCAGTTTCGCAAATTTATAGAAGTTGAGGGGGGAAATTTTAGGAGAAGTCGTAGCGGATTCGGAGGAGAGTATCGCTGATTCCGCTGGCTCGGTCCCTCTGTTCGACGCGGATATGATCATCGGGATAGAGAATCCTAGCCGTCCGATGATGGACGGCAGTGATTAAGAGAATTATCTGTTTAAACGGTCGATCTTACGTGCCCGTGAGCCATCGCTGGATCCGCGAGAGATTACACCGGACATGGTCCACCACATCACCGACGAACCAATCACCTCCCACGTATAATTGACGCGAGAGGATTGGTCCGTGGTGGACCAGGGTCTATGGAATAATTTCCGTTCCACCGCGTCACTTTTGACTTGCGGTGGTCCCATCATAGTTTTACTTGGACTGGATGTGGGACCCGTTTCTTACATATCTGGGACTCTACTCCAAATGCCACGTGGCTTTAATATTCAATATACATTTATTTAGTTAAAAGAAattcaatttgttttttttcttaggattcaaaaaattcaacctttattttatttatttattttttagtttaaagtaaGATTATGCTTTCGTTTTGAATTGCGGGGTGATTACGTTACGTGCCACGAGAatgtacgataaaaaaatattttatttatttatgtacgTAATAGTACGTTTCACATATCGCAATGAATagattacaatatattttctacaatttcacataaaaaatacataaatatatttttatatatttttattctgatTCTATTTATATTGTTGGGTTTGTTTAGTTAGATTGTTCTCTTGAATTCACTAATTCCACCATAATTAgccttatttaaaaataaacatgcCCTAAAACAATGGGGTTTGTTCTGAATTTATATTCtttggttaattttttattctttatttcttatttttcaccCTTGTGCCCCTTATTAGATGGTTATTTGTTGGAGAAGGGTTCCTCTCTTAATTAAATAAGCAAATACAAATGTTGAGAGTGATATATCCTAATTCCTAAGAATGGAACTTATTAATTGGAAGTTTGTGACAGCTATAAGATGGTGGCTTGGTAGggcaataagagaaaattatagtaaaagatgcatatttattagaaataaattaaatttatttgatttaactaaatttagacaaataataattgaatttaataacTTTAGTTAATTAGTAGTGATTTTGGGtctgttaatttttaattttttggcagATAAAGTCATtaattttcataagttattaGCATGTCctttaaacaattaaaatattaggAATTCATATAAGCATAATTTTGTGTGAGATAATcagataattaataaaaaagtaaagagtTAAGGTATACTAATTTAAGCATGGTCGACAGGCTTAAGCTTTTCAGATTTGAAAAGTTTTCttagatataataatatagaaattcATATCTACTATATCTGAACCCGAATTAAATTTAcattaatatgatatatataaatatttgatattatattttaacatgtactttaaaaatttagattttaatatagtatgttttgaaatatgataaagagaTATAATTGTTTCCGGTTCAAACTTTTGGTTGGTTtcgaatttggatatgaatttttaaaatctatcgAATTCGGatttcgggttcaggttcgggttttgAAAAAGCCATCCCCAATCCGACCCATTGGCATCCGAGTCCAACggcccaatctctctctcttcctcataTGGGCCCAACGGAGGCTCCATATTGTTTGAGTGGGGCCCACTCACATCCTTCactccacaaaaaaaaaataaaaatactggTGCTTATAATATTGCCGGGTTGCCTTCGcataaaattaagatattaaaaaaatttattgcatatttttcaaaaacataaagacaaaaaaagaaaaatcaaatcgTAATTTAAAGATtttgtttgttatttatttttaaaagagataATTGTATATATCcctaaaatatctattttttttttccaatataacCATCATATGTTCCTTTGCTATTAAAAGAGATAAAGTATTTCGACAGTTACAATTCGTTAAGTTATCTCAgattaaatgtgagttaaatgtctatcaaagttaaaaaaaataaaatactttttttgtccttaacttaggataaataaaaaaaatgatgataataactgggtatatttgaaaaaataaaaaattaaaatatttcttttgctcCTAATTTATGGATAAATAGGAAAAGTTGGTAATAATAAAAGGTTATATTTaaaggataaaataataattttatagatataatgattattagtaataatttactattaaaatttaactttagtaatatatttgaaataatttaaaacgtaaaaaaatatttttaatattaatctcataagaaggataaattaaaattttaagttttttttaggagtatataagtaattgttcttaaaataaaaataaaaaaaaaaaagaagcgatTCGTTACTTGAAATTTGACTGCTTACGTGGCGGCGATCCACTCTCGACACTTCTCATTCCTTTCTTACTCTCCGAACCATCTCTCTCCGCATTGCTTCGTGGGCTTATTCCCCACGCATCACTTATTCTCCCCCGTCCCTATTCCGACCCCTCTaagccccctctctctccctttctctctctctctctctctctctaaaccctaCTCTCG includes these proteins:
- the LOC109703983 gene encoding uncharacterized protein LOC109703983, coding for MEPTSKPSSVRKLLVRVLLLGVFVLLLRFVYVVAVHGGACDSGDFCLFSSPSDLAVDGAAAGSGGGPFVRVVGGGGRGGAAASTPALRALWTSREWRKAVEYYSAVFQDLLAEGFLSPASRSLCVDAPAGYEVLALREIGVPDAVGVAKKKAPPLVVAGDLLRQPFAAGEFDFVFAGRSLDRSKRPADLAAEIARTTKPEGFLVVHTASAADLYSLRSLRDLFPGFKSVRSREINGPDSSSTLREIVFQKQVGSSSILK